The genomic segment AACTGTCGGTCTCATCGGTCCTAATGGCGCAGGCAAAAGCACGAGCCTGGCTTTGATGGCCGGTGTCGTGGAGGCCGAGACAGGGAACGTCGCTGTCGCCGGCCGTGTCTCCCCCTTGCTTGAACTCGGAGCTGGTTTTCATTTTGATTTGACGGGGGCCGAGAACATTGTCCTGCACGGCGTGCTTCTTGGCCTGACGCGCCGAGAAGTCTCCTCGAAAATGAAGGCAATCATAGATTTCAGTGAACTGGAGGCCTGTATCCATCAGCCGTTGCGTACGTATTCCAGCGGAATGATTGCGCGGCTTGGATTTGCCATCGCCTCCCATCTTGACCCCGAGATTCTCCTGATTGATGAGATCCTGTCGGTGGGTGACTTGGCATTTCAACTCAAATGCAACG from the Nitrospira sp. genome contains:
- a CDS encoding ABC transporter ATP-binding protein, whose amino-acid sequence is MTAICFDHVSKWYPRYQSLSYGIKSSLLHLSETFRSLKRERVRVLEDVSFRIGKGETVGLIGPNGAGKSTSLALMAGVVEAETGNVAVAGRVSPLLELGAGFHFDLTGAENIVLHGVLLGLTRREVSSKMKAIIDFSELEACIHQPLRTYSSGMIARLGFAIASHLDPEILLIDEILSVGDLAFQLKCNAKIDEFKRQQVTMVLVSHAMDHVQRLCDRVIWLENGRIVGEGAPSLIVAEYEKSAQLRHVEIRPSAA